TAAATCGCGATCTCGAACTCTACCAGTTCATCCGATCCATTTGCTTCCATTAtcagaaaacccagaaaaagacCTCTTTCGAAATCTTCAATTTTCATCAACAATGGAACCGCGACCCAATCACAATGACGCTCAAGAATGTGCAAGGCCTTTCCTCAGCTACCCAAACAACGACCCACCAATCATACCACCATTGGAGTGATTGACGATAGCACCGCGTTCTTGGGCCCCTCTCTTGCCGTAATCCCAGAACGCATCAGCGATGACTACCACCACCGCTCGCGAGTTCCTCCGCTTCATTTAGGAATTCCCCGGCCACTTTCAACGGATGGCAGCTGCAAAGTCATCACAGGTCCCCAGTTGGAGCATGGCCCATTTTCTCCACAGCTATGCGAACATGGTATGAAGGCCGCCGCTTGATCGATCGACCCATCTGGGAAGCAGCAGGAATCTTGGAATGTATCGATCTTTCCTTCAAGCTTACTCAAGATGgaggtaacagatgtgccatCATGACCACTGCTTGCTTTTGGAATTCAGCAAGTAATACctttgattttcaatttggtcAGATGGGTATATCTCTGCTAGATATATATGCTATTTTAGGTCTACCAGTCGGCACCAAGCCCTACAGAGACCAggattatctttctattgaatgCCCGGTCACAGCCACCCGTGCAACTGGCATTTACCAATCATATGGTTCCTGACTCTCCAGTTTTAATCGCAATCATACCGCCAATACTGGAATTGCCTTCCTGGAATTCTGGTTATCGAAGTTTCTTTTCTGCTCCAACTCAAAGAAGATGACTGTGCGCCATCTGCAACTCGTGACCTTCCTCTACAATGGCCACACTGTGGGTTTAGCACAAGTAGTTCTGGCCGAACTCTATCGAATGATGCATTCACTCACCATGGAACCTCTCAATTATCACAAGCTGTCGGGGCCCATGTGGATGCTAGACCTTTGCCCAATTTCTCCCTTCGCTATGCAGCATGCTTTGAGTACTTATACAACCTGGATGCCTCTGTTCTTGACTCAGCACGGCTGCTCCTAGACCGCACTCACCCTGATGCCCTTCGGGAGGCTTTTTAGTCCTTAGACGCTATGATGGGGAAAGCCGGCATCTGTTTGAACAAGCTGTCTCAATAGCGGACCTACCCCGGCACCCCTGCACTGGAGTAGAACTCTTTGCCCCCCATCTCTTCTCTAGGAAATTATGCATGGCTCAGATGGTTCCATTCCCTCCCATCGATAGTCTGAATTTGTTTTCGTCGTGGAGACGCCCCATGGCTCCAACCACTGCCACCAATCCTGAGAATCAATCTCAGCTGCAGCCAACACCATTCCATGTAATACCAAGTGGGAGTATCCTTCGTTGTTTCCGCGTTGACAAATCTTACCCCCAATGGTGGAGAATGACTGGCCATTGGGAACAATGGTCGCGAGTGGTCTTTCAACGCATCTTCCAGGCTGGGCTCAGAAACTACTTGCAGGAAGCTTTTGAGGTTCCTGATGATGAGGACTTGCTGCGGACAGCAGTCCTAAGTGCCGCAAAAATTGCTCACGCCAGGGTAAAGCCCTAGCTTTTCTTAGAACCCTCACAGTTCTATTCCAACACTGATTAGAAACCATTAACTGGTTCATGTTGCAGGTTTTTGAGGACACAGCTGGTGCTTCCTCCTCCCAAGGCTGTAAGCGAGGGAGAATAGTTCATTCTGACAATGAAGAGGACGATCCGAACGCTATAGACTTCAATTCTGTAAGTCTTCATCCATATTTGATTAACAACACTATAGATTGTTGCAACCTTCTCCACTAACCAACTCCTGTGCACATCAGTTGATTCAGAGGAGAAGAATAACTGCCTCAAGCACCTCTACACCAATCGCGAATGATGCAGAACCACGTTCATCAATTGACCAGGACAACCCAGAGACAGCAATTGAGGTAAGAAGAACACATTACTTGTTCCAATTGACTGTCTACTTATGAACCACTTTGACTGattcttatttaatttgtagGCTCTTGAGAACCCAACTTCACCATCTCTATCCAACACTCAAGCTGCTGCAACCGCGAGGGAAGATGTTTCTGTAAGTAATTAAACACATTGTTGCCCCCCCCCCTAAGCAACACTTTGTTATTTGCTAGGACGTAGTTCATTTATCTTATATTGTTCATCTGTGAATCAGTGATGTATTAAATTGTCTTTAACACAGGCTCATGCTGAAACTCAGTCACCATCCAGAGGAATCGCGACTGCTATTCAACAGGCTGCGACCACGCATGGGGAACCAATTCAAGCTACTCCCCTCAACATGGTGGCGGGAACTCGGACCTTGGAGCCACATACTTTAATCAACCCAACAGCTATACTTTCCCACCCCtcttcaactcagattctggAGGGTGAggtagaagatgaagaagatgtgaCCAGCTCTCACCAAGAAGGTACAAATGTGGAAGATTCCCTCGCGAACGTGTCCTCAGCAAGCAATGATGCTGCACCAAACCCCCTTCCAGAAAACAGCGTTCCCTTCACTCAACCTGATGGGGTAAAACACTTAACCACTTCTTGatttatatgtttctttttcctttctttttgtaAACACTTAACTGTCTTATTAACCGTTCTTTACCATCTGCAGGTTACAGACGTCGCGAACGCTTCCAAATCCCAAGGCATTCTGACAGTTGGAGCCTCGGGGTAAACACTAGTTGTTGATCCATTAGAAAATCACTCTAGTCCATCTCTGGAAGATCTTCTAGATGATATGCTGGGTCCTGTCGTCACCTTAACACCTCTAGAGTCTCCAGAATTCGTCCAGGCCCGAGTACAACTTGCAGATGTATCCGCTAAGGATCTAGTCGATCCGTCGTGCCTGGTTAAAGTCCAAGATGCCCTTCGCTACCTCAGACTACACTCACCTGATCCCAGCCTAGTAATGAAGGCAGAACAATCACTGAGAACCATTCTATGCCTTTTGGCAGAATGTCAAGCTTTGAAGAACCAATCTCAGAGTCTGTCGCAACACAATGCCGCTGCTAGAAACTTCATTGCCCAAGGCCCTGCCCAACTTAAGACCAAGCTTCAGCATGCTAAGACCAGCCGTTCGGAGCAACTTAGTGCATTGCGGCAACAACAGGCTGCAATAGAAGCAAAGATAGCGGAGATCGAAGCTGAGCAAGCTAAAGAGCTTAAGGCtgtggaggaagagataaGAAGTGCTGCCCCCCAAGTACAAGAGCGTAAATGGCAATTGGCAGCTTCTGAGGCTGAGGAAAGGAGGATCAACAACCTGATCTGTGACAAAGCCAGTGACACCGGCAAACTACTTTTAGATATCCGCCTTGTCAGACATAGAATGTAACTTGAACAACGAAGTAATGTAGCAATGGTAATTATAGTTTATCTCTATCTGAGCACTCTATTTGAGTCTCCTTGACCCAACAAAAATCTAAGCAAAGGCCCAAGGCCAGAGGCCAGCCTAACTCGCAACCGCCCAAGTTTGCatgcaaactctcaaaaatATGGGCCATCAATCTCAGGAAACGCACAAATCGTTTCAGTTTGACCACTTATTGCTGCAATAATTCTCGGGCGCGATCTCCAAATCTGTATCTCTAATCTCAGCCCTTGAATCCAAGTTTCTTATGCTATAAAAAGAAACCCTAAGGCAAGAACACAAAACACTTCCGTTGTAGCCTCCAAAAATGTCTGTTCCTTCGAAACCCCTTAGGTTTCTTAAGTTTCATCTCCCAGATTTGCAAACCCTGTAACCACCTTTAAGAGTCTTATTCTACCCTCACATCCTTCCTTCTTTGTAGTTCAGACCTATGGAACTCCCTTGCACTATGAGCTGTTCCTGGTGAAGGATTACAGGTGAGGGAGGAAATGGCAGCCCTTCCTGAGCCCTGCTCAACACTCGTTAATCGACGTGCATCAGGAAGCAGGCAGCCAAATGTAGGACCAGAGCTAATTAGTACTTCATGCTCATCTCGTAGCTCTTTTGATACGCGACGCGAGCAGCTGCATCCTCTATGTGCAATATCCTCCAATCTCCCTTGCCCAAAAAGAGTACGTAGAGAAGTGTACAAATCAATGCTCTGGATCCCTCATGTTACCACCAGTTTTCCAATTAGAACATATGTTTGGCACCAAGCTGGTTCTAGTTGGCCTTCAATTGGTGTAGCTTATTCTCAAGTCTTTCGTGGTGATGGGATGAACAGGAGGAACCGCGAAGACCTTTACACCTAGCAtagatggtatcagagcttatGAAGCCTCATATGTAATAGTATAGGTCTTATGTAAAGTTTCTGACCACAAAGCCATATGAATAGAACACAACTTGTTTCACAAAACACTTGTATTGTTTCATTACTGCGTAACAAAAGTTACAACAAATTCTTGACCACAAGTATTGGTCCaatatttttacaaaaaatgcCGGAGCATGATTAAGAAACTCAGAAAGTTTCAGAAACTCGAaagtttcaaaataaaatttttttCGCTCGTGACCCTCAGTAACGCTCGCGACCATCAAGTACTGATTATCCATGGTGTTGCCCCCCTGTTTACTTGGTTGAAAAGATGAAAACCAAGGAAACACTAAGTCAGAACACCAGTTACTTTGCCTGCACCGTGGCCGATGGATCTTCATATTCCCAAACTCTAGGGAAGTACTTCTTAAGATGGTGACCattcataggatttcggtgaACATTCTCATCAGTGTCGCGAAGGTAGTAAGCTCCTTGGCCCATCACTCGATCAATCACAAAAGGACCTTCCCATTTAGCAGCCATTTACCAAGACCATCAACGCGTTCACCGTAAGGCAAACAAGCATTCCAAACTAAGTCCCCAACTCCAAAGCTGCGTCCTCTCGTTCGTTTGTCATATAGTCGtgctatcttcttcttttctgcaATAAGGCTGTTTATTGCTTCCATCCGTCGAGAATCCAAGTCTTCATGTTCTTGATACATAGCCTGGACATAGTCGTCGCCAATCAACTGGTGTTGCTCGCAAACCCTCAGTGACTCAACATTAATCTCATTAGGAAGCACTGCATCATGTCCATACATCAAGGCATAAGGTGTAGTACCGGTTGGAGTTCGTTTTGAAGTTCTATAAGCCCATAGCGTGTGATCCAACTCATTGTGCAAAGATCGCGGATTTGCATCCAacattcgtttgagtataAACATAATGACCCAGTTGCTAACTTCTGCTTGGCCATTCGACTGAGCATAATAAGGACTAGAGTGCAGAAACTTGATTCCATAATCAGCTAAGAACTTCTGAGTCTTTTCAGCCATGAAACCTACCCCCCTGTCTGCTACCAAACACTTTGGGATGCCATATCTGGCgataatatatttgaagataAAGTCAGTGATCACCTCTGAAGATGTTGTCTTGACTGGTATAGCCTCTACCCACTTGGTGAAGAAATCTATAGCAAGTAGAATGTGCTTGTGTTGTAAAGAAGAATTTGGATGAATCTTTCCAATGAAGTCTAAAGCCCAGCCGCGACCTGGCCAAGGTTTAATGATTGGTTGCAGAGGAACGTCTGGCATATGCTGGACTGGTCCATGAATTTGACATTCGATATAACCATGTGCAAAGCTGATGCAGTCCTTGAGCATGGtaggccaatagaaaccatATCAGCGAATGAGCCATCTCATCTTAGGACCAGCTTGGTGAGAACCACAACTGCCACAATGAACCTCTCGTAAGCACCTCTTAGCCTCAGCTACATAGATGCATCTCAAGTACAAGCCGTCTTCCGCCTTACGCAATAGTTCATCACCTCGAAGAACATAGTTAGTAGCAAAATATCTAACCCTCTTGTCCATAGGTGCAGAAGGATCAGTAAGGTACTGGATAATTGGTTGTCGCCAATCGACATCAATAGAGTCAATAACCGCTACCAACCATTCATCTTTAACCTCTTTCCTTGCCATAAAGGAAGGTAATGTGCGTCTCTGAACCTTTAAAATCCTCTTGCGAACGCCATCTGCCAAGCGGATACTAGTAGCCAACTGTGCTAATTCATTGGCAGCAAAGTTTCGTTCCCTAGGAATATAATCAAACACCACGTCTACAAATTGTTAATGACTAAGAGTGATATAAAATTGTTGCACTTGTAGACACCCTTGAGCTGGTTATTGACTAAGAGTGAATCACCTAATACTTCCACCTCTGTTACTTCTAGATCAAGCAAAAGTTCCAGTCCAATGATGATTGCTTCATATTCTGCTTGATTGTTAGTGCACTTCCATTCTAGTTGAAAGGAATAACAATGTCTTGCTCCAGAGGGGCTAACCAATGCAACACCTGCTCCTGATAAATGATCAGTGTTGCTGCCATCAAAATACAGAACCCAAGGCTGAGTGCGGACAAAGGAAACAACCAAGTTCTGGTCTTCTATATCCTCAACAATAGGATGATGCAACAAAAAGTCGGACACTACATGTCCTGTAAGCGCCTTTAAAGGTATATATTGTAAAGAAAACTCTGATAACGCCAAGATCCACTTGCCAATCCGACCCCTAAGCATAGGTCTGGTAAGCATATACATCACTAAATCATGTAATGGCGGAGCTTAGTACCAG
This genomic interval from Argentina anserina chromosome 1, drPotAnse1.1, whole genome shotgun sequence contains the following:
- the LOC126803914 gene encoding uncharacterized protein LOC126803914 translates to MLKDCISFAHGYIECQIHGPVQHMPDVPLQPIIKPWPGRGWALDFIGKIHPNSSLQHKHILLAIDFFTKWVEAIPVKTTSSEVITDFIFKYIIARYGIPKCLVADRGVGFMAEKTQKFLADYGIKFLHSSPYYAQSNGQAEVSNWVIMFILKRMLDANPRSLHNELDHTLWAYRTSKRTPTGTTPYALMYGHDAVLPNEINVESLRVCEQHQLIGDDYVQAMYQEHEDLDSRRMEAINSLIAEKKKIARLYDKRTRGRSFGVGDLVWNACLPYGERVDGLGKWLLNGKVLL